In Arachis stenosperma cultivar V10309 chromosome 1, arast.V10309.gnm1.PFL2, whole genome shotgun sequence, one DNA window encodes the following:
- the LOC130972528 gene encoding E3 ubiquitin-protein ligase At1g12760-like: protein MAATPSSNRSPDDFTVDQTPLIANSNGGGGGGESNSGRRFVRRQSLRQAARFLRQGSGRRSMREPSMVVRETAAAQLEERQSDWAYSKPVVVLDVLWNFAFVVAGVAVLVLSRNESPNAPLRLWILGYAAQCIVHAACVCVEYRRRRRRTEQQLQSTSDVVQGVDGVGVGGSGDLSSGSMEGSGHYLTLAQFDEDGTSMAKHLESANTMFSFIWWVVGFYWVSASGQDLAQEAPLLYWLCIVFLGFDVFFVVFCIALACIIGIAVCCCLPCIIALLYAVADQARASKEDIEQLSKFKFQRNENNEKLTDNTQGSAGGVMIECRVDSPIEHVLSDEDAECCICLSAYEDGVDLRQLPCGHHFHCACVDKWLYINATCPLCKYNILKSSRSAQEEV, encoded by the exons ATGGCGGCGACACCGTCGTCGAACCGTTCCCCCGACGACTTCACCGTCGATCAAACGCCGCTAATCGCGAACTCTAACGGCGGCGGTGGTGGAGGCGAATCGAACTCCGGCCGCAGATTCGTTCGGCGGCAGAGCCTCCGCCAGGCTGCGCGGTTTCTCCGGCAGGGGAGCGGGCGTAGGTCGATGCGGGAGCCGTCGATGGTGGTGAGGGAGACGGCGGCGGCGCAGCTGGAGGAGCGGCAGAGCGATTGGGCGTACTCGAAGCCGGTGGTGGTGCTCGACGTCCTCTGGAACTTCGCGTTCGTGGTGGCAGGCGTCGCTGTGCTAGTCCTGAGCCGGAACGAGTCGCCAAACGCGCCGCTGAGGTTGTGGATCTTAGGGTACGCGGCGCAGTGCATTGTCCACGCGGCGTGCGTGTGCGTTGAGTAtcggaggaggaggaggaggacggaGCAGCAGCTGCAGAGCACGAGCGACGTCGTTCAAGGTGTTGATGGAGTTGGCGTTGGGGGAAGTGGAGATTTAAGCTCCGGTTCCATGGAAGGTTCTGGACACTATTTGACATTGGCTCAATTCGATGAGGACGGCACAAG CATGGCAAAGCATTTGGAATCAGCCAACACAATGTTTTCCTTTATTTGGTGGGTTGTCGGGTTCTATTGGGTATCAGCTAGTGGTCAAGACTTAGCCCAAGAGGCTCCTCTGCTTTATTG GTTATGTATAGTCTTCCTGGGTTTCGATGTTTTCTTTGTCGTTTTCTGCATTGCACTGGCATGCATAATTGGTATTGCTGTTTGCTGTTGTCTTCCGTGCATCATTGCACTTCTATATGCAGTTGCAGACCAGGCAA GGGCATCCAAAGAAGATATTGAGCAGTTGTCGAAATTCAAATTCCAAAGGAATGAAAACAATGAGAAACTCACTGATAATACACAAGGATCTGCTGGGGGAGTAATGATAGAATGCCGAGTTGATTCACCTATTGAACATGTTCTTTCTGACGAGGATGCG GAATGTTGCATCTGCCTTTCTGCTTATGAGGATGGTGTTGATCTAAGACAACTTCCCTGTGGTCACCATTTTCACTGTGCTTGTGTGGACAAATGGCTATACATTAATGCTACCTGCCCCCTCTGCAAGTATAATATCCTAAAAAGTAGCAGAAGTGCTCAAGAGGAAGTGTAG